The following coding sequences are from one Kallotenue papyrolyticum window:
- a CDS encoding glycosyltransferase family 4 protein, producing the protein MHIAIDHRLSAYRAGGIPQYTAQLAAALAELLAPDERLTLIEHRRAALPAHSGEARLARRRVWTPPHHRWEQILLPLELAGLRADVLHFPDFIPLFRLRTPAVITVHDLAFLRFPEILDDAARRYYDQIGRAVRHAAAIIAVSESTRRDLLELLDVDAARISVIAEAAAPHFRRLNLPPDAQRCINGHLLRADDFALFVGTIEPRKNLPTLLRALHHWMAHAPGEAPTLVVAGPRGWLDAPVFALVRELRLDEQVRFIGGVSSEDLVWLYNACRVYLHPELYSGFGLPILEAMQCGAPVIAADAASLPEVAGTAGLLLPPLDVAAWAETWRRVWWDAAVRARLRAAGLAQAARFSWPRAAAATLAVYRQASLA; encoded by the coding sequence ATGCACATCGCCATCGACCATCGTCTCAGCGCCTACCGCGCCGGCGGCATTCCGCAGTACACGGCGCAGCTCGCCGCGGCGCTGGCCGAACTGCTCGCCCCCGACGAGCGCCTGACGCTGATCGAGCACCGTCGCGCAGCGCTGCCGGCGCACAGCGGTGAAGCGCGCCTCGCCCGGCGCCGCGTCTGGACGCCGCCGCACCATCGCTGGGAACAGATCCTGCTGCCGCTGGAGCTGGCCGGTCTGCGCGCCGACGTGCTTCACTTTCCGGATTTCATCCCCCTGTTTCGCCTGCGAACACCGGCAGTGATCACCGTGCACGATCTGGCCTTTCTGCGCTTTCCCGAGATCCTGGACGACGCGGCACGGCGCTACTACGACCAGATCGGCCGCGCCGTGCGGCATGCTGCCGCGATCATCGCCGTCTCCGAGAGCACACGCCGTGATCTGCTGGAGCTGCTCGACGTTGACGCTGCCCGCATCAGCGTGATCGCCGAGGCCGCCGCGCCGCACTTTCGCCGTCTGAACCTGCCGCCGGATGCGCAGCGCTGCATCAACGGCCACCTCCTGCGCGCCGATGACTTTGCGCTGTTTGTCGGCACGATCGAGCCGCGCAAAAACCTGCCGACGCTACTCCGCGCGCTCCACCACTGGATGGCGCACGCACCAGGCGAGGCACCCACGCTGGTGGTCGCCGGACCGCGCGGCTGGCTCGATGCACCAGTCTTCGCACTGGTTCGCGAGCTGCGCCTAGACGAGCAGGTGCGCTTCATCGGCGGCGTCAGCAGTGAAGACCTGGTCTGGCTCTACAACGCCTGCCGCGTCTATCTGCATCCCGAACTGTACAGCGGCTTTGGCCTGCCGATCCTGGAGGCCATGCAGTGCGGCGCGCCGGTGATCGCCGCCGACGCCGCCAGTCTGCCCGAAGTGGCAGGCACCGCGGGCCTGCTTCTGCCTCCCTTGGACGTTGCCGCCTGGGCGGAAACCTGGCGGCGCGTCTGGTGGGACGCAGCGGTGCGGGCGCGGCTGCGCGCCGCCGGATTAGCCCAGGCTGCGCGCTTCAGCTGGCCGCGCGCAGCGGCGGCGACGCTGGCGGTGTACCGACAGGCATCTCTGGCTTAA
- the pyk gene encoding pyruvate kinase has translation MRRTKIVATLGPACDSEERLRQLIEAGMDVARLNFSHGSHAEHAERIRRVRRAAEALGKPVALLLDLQGPKIRTGPLKGGMPVLLQTGATFTITTTPIEGDARRVSTTYTGLPADVQPGDRILLSDGTIELQVTAVRDNEVVTQVVQGGSLREHQGINLPGTAVNISAITDKDRDDLRFGLEQGVDYVAMSFVRRADDVRQLKELIAALGYATPVIAKIEKPQALDQLNAIMAVTDAVMVARGDLGVEMPPERVPLAQKDIIQAAMEHDVVVITATQMLESMISNPRPTRAEASDVANAIFDGTDAVMLSGETAVGKFPVEAVRMMHRIAVTTEASPRYAERIEDLAQIELRQMMRRWAALEDPALNEVLPASVPEPLSRADSSRAISRAARAIARSLDVAAIVAFTRSGFTARLVSKDRPPVPIYGLTPDPAVARRMALFWGVTPLICPPLDRLDDLTDYMCQVLLRHNCVQPGQRVVMTGGHPLPSRGPTNFIKIVNIG, from the coding sequence ATGCGACGCACCAAGATTGTTGCAACCCTGGGACCGGCCTGTGATAGCGAGGAACGGCTGCGCCAGTTGATCGAGGCCGGTATGGACGTGGCGCGCCTCAATTTTTCGCACGGCTCGCACGCAGAGCACGCCGAACGCATCCGCCGCGTGCGCCGCGCTGCCGAGGCGTTGGGCAAGCCCGTGGCGCTGCTGCTCGATCTGCAGGGACCCAAGATCCGCACCGGTCCGCTCAAGGGCGGCATGCCCGTGCTGTTGCAGACCGGCGCAACTTTCACCATCACCACCACGCCGATCGAGGGCGACGCGCGGCGCGTCTCAACCACCTATACCGGCCTGCCCGCCGACGTACAGCCCGGCGATCGCATCCTGCTCTCGGATGGCACGATCGAGTTGCAGGTCACCGCCGTACGCGACAACGAAGTGGTGACGCAGGTGGTGCAGGGCGGCTCACTGCGCGAGCATCAGGGCATCAACCTACCCGGCACGGCAGTCAACATCTCGGCGATCACCGACAAGGACCGCGATGATCTGCGCTTCGGCCTGGAGCAGGGCGTCGATTACGTGGCCATGTCGTTTGTGCGCCGCGCCGACGATGTGCGCCAGTTGAAGGAGCTGATCGCTGCGTTAGGCTACGCCACGCCGGTGATCGCCAAGATCGAAAAGCCGCAGGCGCTCGATCAGCTCAATGCGATCATGGCTGTGACCGACGCGGTGATGGTGGCGCGCGGCGATTTGGGCGTGGAGATGCCGCCGGAGCGCGTGCCGCTGGCGCAAAAGGACATCATTCAGGCAGCCATGGAGCACGATGTCGTGGTGATCACCGCCACGCAGATGCTGGAGTCGATGATCAGCAATCCGCGTCCAACGCGCGCCGAGGCCAGCGATGTCGCCAACGCGATCTTCGACGGCACCGATGCGGTGATGCTCAGTGGCGAGACGGCCGTGGGCAAGTTTCCGGTCGAAGCCGTGCGTATGATGCATCGCATCGCGGTGACGACCGAGGCCAGTCCGCGCTACGCCGAACGTATCGAAGACCTGGCGCAGATCGAGCTGCGTCAAATGATGCGGCGCTGGGCTGCGCTGGAGGATCCTGCGCTCAACGAGGTGCTGCCGGCCAGCGTCCCCGAACCGCTGTCGCGCGCCGACTCATCGCGCGCCATCAGTCGCGCCGCGCGTGCGATCGCCCGTTCGCTGGATGTCGCGGCGATCGTGGCCTTCACCCGGTCCGGCTTTACGGCGCGGCTGGTCTCCAAGGATCGGCCGCCGGTGCCGATCTACGGCCTGACGCCCGATCCGGCGGTGGCGCGGCGCATGGCGCTCTTCTGGGGCGTGACACCGCTGATCTGTCCGCCACTGGATCGGTTGGACGACCTGACCGATTATATGTGTCAGGTGCTGTTGCGGCACAACTGCGTGCAGCCCGGCCAGCGCGTGGTGATGACCGGTGGCCATCCGCTGCCGTCGCGCGGGCCGACCAACTTCATTAAAATCGTCAACATCGGCTAG
- a CDS encoding helix-hairpin-helix domain-containing protein produces MTVLNSVRIRWALTALVLALMVLVVLRSLPRQRDDATRLIIATPQAAVVDTASQPAASPAPMATLVVDVIGAVQRPGVYALTPGARVVDAVNAAGGLAPDADRERINLAQPVADGEQIRVPRIGDALQAAEAPAGSSSGTAAGLGLIDLNRADAATLERLPGIGPATAQAIIAYRAEHGRFASIEELDNVSGIGPSTIERVRPYLTVGP; encoded by the coding sequence ATGACGGTGCTGAACAGTGTGCGCATACGCTGGGCGCTGACCGCGCTGGTGCTGGCGCTGATGGTCCTGGTTGTGCTACGATCGCTGCCGCGGCAGCGCGACGATGCCACGCGGCTGATCATCGCCACGCCGCAGGCTGCTGTGGTGGACACAGCGTCGCAGCCGGCGGCCAGCCCCGCGCCCATGGCCACGCTGGTGGTGGACGTGATCGGCGCGGTGCAGCGTCCTGGCGTGTATGCGCTCACGCCTGGCGCGCGGGTGGTGGATGCGGTCAACGCCGCGGGCGGACTGGCACCCGACGCTGACCGCGAGCGCATCAACCTGGCCCAGCCTGTGGCTGATGGCGAGCAGATCCGTGTGCCGCGCATCGGCGACGCGCTCCAGGCGGCGGAGGCGCCGGCGGGCAGCAGTTCCGGCACAGCTGCGGGCCTCGGGCTGATCGATCTCAACCGCGCCGATGCAGCCACGCTGGAGCGGCTGCCGGGCATCGGTCCGGCGACGGCGCAGGCGATCATCGCCTACCGCGCCGAACATGGACGCTTCGCCAGCATCGAGGAGCTGGACAACGTCAGCGGGATCGGCCCCAGCACGATCGAGCGCGTGCGACCGTATCTCACGGTGGGGCCGTAG
- a CDS encoding MBL fold metallo-hydrolase yields MRLTILGSGTSMGVPVLGCTCTVCTSSDPRNQRLRTSAWLCHGETSLLIDAGPDLRHQLLRQRVTHLDAVLLTHAHTDHIGGIDDLRPVTMRTAPLPIYGDAATLARVQHVFDYAFDPAPSLSTRPQLEPRLIQPRFRVGSIEIETFPVQHGPHTIVGYRFGRLAYITDASALAPETLARLRDLDVLILNALRWQPHPLHLTVEQALAIVEELRPRRAWFVHITHDLDHESTNRRLPPYAQLAYDGQVIEIDEHI; encoded by the coding sequence ATGCGACTCACCATTCTCGGCAGCGGCACCTCGATGGGCGTGCCCGTGCTCGGCTGCACCTGCACCGTCTGTACCTCCAGCGATCCGCGCAATCAGCGGCTACGCACCTCGGCCTGGCTGTGCCACGGCGAGACCAGCCTGCTGATCGATGCCGGGCCGGACCTGCGCCATCAGCTCCTGCGTCAGCGCGTGACGCACCTGGACGCGGTGCTGTTGACGCACGCCCACACCGACCACATCGGCGGCATCGATGATCTACGCCCGGTGACCATGCGCACGGCGCCGCTGCCGATCTACGGCGATGCGGCAACGCTGGCGCGCGTCCAGCACGTCTTCGACTATGCCTTCGATCCCGCGCCATCGCTTTCGACGCGGCCCCAACTGGAACCACGCCTCATTCAGCCGCGCTTCCGCGTCGGCAGCATCGAGATCGAAACCTTTCCGGTGCAGCACGGACCACATACCATCGTCGGCTACCGCTTTGGGCGGCTGGCCTACATCACCGATGCCAGCGCCCTCGCGCCAGAGACACTGGCGCGTCTGCGCGATTTGGACGTGCTGATCCTCAACGCGCTACGCTGGCAACCCCATCCGCTGCATCTCACGGTCGAGCAGGCATTGGCGATCGTCGAGGAGCTGCGTCCACGCCGGGCCTGGTTTGTGCACATCACCCACGATCTGGACCATGAAAGCACCAACCGCCGGCTGCCGCCCTACGCACAACTGGCCTACGACGGCCAGGTGATCGAGATCGACGAGCACATCTGA